A genomic segment from Xiphophorus maculatus strain JP 163 A chromosome 6, X_maculatus-5.0-male, whole genome shotgun sequence encodes:
- the LOC102237784 gene encoding LOW QUALITY PROTEIN: regulator of G-protein signaling 21-like (The sequence of the model RefSeq protein was modified relative to this genomic sequence to represent the inferred CDS: deleted 1 base in 1 codon; substituted 1 base at 1 genomic stop codon) produces the protein MPWFSQQQHFACPFPYIPSTLGGVRRRSGXDLDLLSHSTPIICERSQPRPQPGRTSSPSPVAEDEGDGNKGRFCCFPKDPLDDVEVWSESVDKVLGCKAGQIAFREFLKSEYSEENILFWLACEDYKKIKTVPEMISSANRIYSEFVHPEAPRQINIDCTTRENITKNISQPTLTSFDTAQKLVYSLMARDCYPRFLKSDIYQGLLRKANSR, from the exons ATGCCCTGGTTCTCCCAACAACAACACTTTGCATGCCCATTTCCATATATTCCATCTACACTGGGTGGGGTTCGTCGACGGAGT GGTTGAGATTTAGATTTGCTCAGTCACTCGACTCCAATCATTTGCGAACGGTCACAGCCCCGACCTCAACCTGGCAGGACCTCGTCTCCGTCGCCCGTAGCAGAAGACGAAGGAGATGGCAATAAA GGTAGATTTTGTTGCTTTCCCAAGGATCCGCTGGACGATGTTGAGGTTTGGAGCGAATCCGTGGATAAAGTCCTCGGTTGCAAAG CCGGACAGATAGCGTTCCGGGAGTTCCTGAAGTCGGAGTACAGCGAGGAGAACATCCTGTTTTGGCTCGCCTGCGAGGActacaaaaaaatcaagactGTCCCGGAGATGATCTCGTCCGCCAACAGGATCTACTCTGAGTTTGTCCACCCGGAAGCACCCAGACAg ATCAACATCGACTGCACTACCAGAGAAAACATCACAAAGAACATCTCCCAGCCGACTCTGACGTCTTTCGACACGGCGCAGAAGCTCGTCTACAGCCTGATGGCCAGGGATTGCTACCCGCGCTTCCTAAAATCTGACATCTATCAGGGACTCCTGAGGAAAGCCAACTCCAGGTGA
- the LOC102238043 gene encoding regulator of G-protein signaling 8-like has translation METLLFLFPQFNYMAPKEEAYFRMFAVQDLQSRAMKDDSGRQKDKERKSRLSLFLTKSGSHENVSPHKKTNTTTSNISPEAALQWSDSFEELLKHTDGVETFSQFLRTEFSEENIEFWLACEEYKTIDSETKLLSKAKYIYTVYIESEAPKEVNIDYNTKMAIQKNMEHPMRGCFDAAQTKVFSLMKKDSYPRFLHSDIYMRITRRKGPGATMFRRRSRSCVFNERGEAKTEPSAW, from the exons ATGGAGACGCTGCTGTTTCTATTTCCTCAATTTAACTACATGGCCCCAAAGGAGGAAGCATATTTCAGAATGTTTGCTGTACAGGACCTGCAGTCACGAGCGATGAAGGACGACAGCGGCAG acagaaagacaaagagaggAAGAGCCGACTAAGCCTTTTTCTCACCAAGTCGGGCTCCCATGAAAACGTCAGTCcccataaaaagacaaacacgaCAACGAGCAA catctCACCAGAGGCAGCCTTGCAGTGGAGCGACTCCTTTGAAGAGCTGCTGAAGCACACAG atgGGGTGGAAACCTTCTCTCAGTTCCTCCGGACAGAGTTCAGCGAGGAAAACATCGAGTTCTGGTTGGCCTGCGAAGAATACAAGACCATCGATTCAGAAACCAAGCTGCTGTCCAAAGccaaatatatttatactgtTTATATTGAATCGGAGGCTCCTAAAGAG GTCAACATCGACTACAACACAAAGATGGCCATCCAGAAAAACATGGAGCACCCAATGCGGGGCTGCTTCGACGCAGCCCAGACGAAAGTCTTCAGCCTGATGAAAAAGGACTCCTACCCAAGGTTCCTGCACTCTGACATTTACATGCGCATCACTCGGAGGAAGGGCCCCGGAGCCACCATGTTCCGCAGAAGGTCACGCTCCTGCGTGTTTAACGAGCGCGGGGAAGCCAAAACCGAGCCCTCGGCTTGGTAA